One genomic window of Sphingomonas ginsengisoli An et al. 2013 includes the following:
- a CDS encoding HesB/IscA family protein gives MNVQTTRRARPAAITLTPAAEARIAELMGKAPEGAIGVKLSTPKRGCSGLAYSVDYVTEEQGFDEKIETPGGTFYVDGASVLYLIGSTMDWREDDFTAGFVFENPNAKGMCGCGESFMV, from the coding sequence ATGAACGTTCAGACCACCCGCCGCGCCCGTCCGGCCGCGATCACGCTGACCCCTGCCGCCGAAGCGCGGATCGCCGAGCTGATGGGTAAGGCGCCCGAGGGCGCGATCGGGGTCAAGCTGTCGACCCCCAAGCGCGGCTGTTCGGGGCTGGCCTACTCGGTCGATTATGTGACCGAGGAGCAGGGCTTCGACGAGAAGATCGAGACGCCCGGCGGCACCTTCTATGTCGACGGCGCCTCCGTGCTCTACCTGATCGGCTCGACGATGGACTGGCGCGAGGACGATTTCACCGCCGGCTTCGTGTTCGAGAACCCCAATGCCAAGGGCATGTGCGGGTGCGGCGAAAGCTTCATGGTCTGA
- a CDS encoding SUF system Fe-S cluster assembly protein has product MNEERKIEIEEVSEVPSPPKARVEVESPAETFERKRDYLAGFLAEQPAEAPVHGSGGAVQAAIVEALKTIYDPEIPVDIYELGLIYDVAVSEDGDAVVTMTLTTPHCPVAESMPGEVELRVLSVPGVRDAEVKLVWDPPWDPSKMSDEARLELGML; this is encoded by the coding sequence ATGAACGAGGAGCGGAAAATCGAGATCGAGGAAGTGAGCGAGGTGCCGTCGCCGCCCAAGGCGCGGGTCGAGGTGGAGAGCCCCGCCGAAACCTTCGAGCGCAAGCGCGACTATCTCGCCGGTTTCCTTGCCGAGCAGCCGGCCGAGGCGCCCGTGCATGGGAGCGGCGGGGCAGTGCAGGCGGCGATCGTCGAGGCGCTCAAGACCATTTACGACCCCGAAATCCCGGTCGACATCTATGAGTTGGGGTTGATCTACGACGTCGCGGTGAGTGAGGATGGCGACGCGGTCGTCACCATGACGCTGACCACGCCGCACTGCCCGGTCGCCGAATCGATGCCGGGCGAAGTCGAGTTGCGAGTGCTGTCGGTACCGGGTGTGCGCGATGCCGAGGTGAAGCTCGTCTGGGATCCGCCGTGGGACCCGAGCAAGATGAGCGACGAGGCTCGGCTCGAACTGGGAATGCTTTAA
- a CDS encoding cysteine desulfurase, whose protein sequence is MNVQSPIRTELDVRDQFPAIAGWHYLDSAVSAQKPQAVIDAITRAYAQDYASVHRGVYQRSADMTLAYEAARARTAEYIGGAAEEIVFTRGATEAINLVASVLPRDGRDRVLLSALEHHSNIVPWQLAGYAIDVVPLTADGRIDLDAAAAMVSEQHRVVSLAHVSNVLGSILDARRAAEIAHSKGALLLLDGCQAAPRLPVDVAAIGADFYTYSGHKLYGPTGIGVLWGRQALLEAMPPYQGGGAMIDRVTFERTTFMPPPQRFEAGTPHIVGGIGLAAAIDWVEGVGVERIHAHETALVAETRARLRELGFVTLYGPEESAGIVSFNVAGVHPHDVGTILDDAGVAIRAGHHCAQPLMDWLGVPATARASFGAYSDASDVDALIEGLNKVKRIFG, encoded by the coding sequence GTGAACGTCCAGTCGCCGATCCGCACCGAACTCGACGTCCGCGACCAGTTTCCGGCGATCGCGGGCTGGCATTATCTCGACAGCGCGGTGTCCGCGCAGAAGCCGCAGGCGGTGATCGACGCCATCACGCGGGCTTATGCGCAGGATTACGCCTCGGTGCATCGCGGGGTCTACCAGCGGTCGGCCGACATGACACTCGCTTATGAAGCGGCGCGGGCGCGGACGGCGGAATATATCGGCGGGGCGGCCGAGGAGATCGTCTTCACCCGCGGCGCGACCGAGGCGATCAACCTGGTGGCGTCGGTGCTGCCCAGGGACGGCCGCGACCGGGTGCTTCTGAGCGCGCTCGAGCATCACAGCAACATCGTGCCCTGGCAGCTGGCCGGCTACGCGATCGACGTCGTGCCGCTCACGGCGGACGGCCGGATCGACCTCGACGCCGCCGCGGCTATGGTCAGCGAGCAGCACCGGGTGGTCAGCCTGGCGCATGTCTCGAACGTCCTCGGCTCGATCCTCGATGCGCGGCGCGCGGCGGAGATCGCGCACTCGAAGGGCGCGCTGCTGCTGCTCGACGGCTGCCAGGCCGCGCCGCGGCTGCCGGTCGACGTCGCGGCGATCGGGGCGGATTTCTACACCTATTCGGGGCACAAGCTTTACGGTCCGACCGGCATCGGGGTGCTGTGGGGACGGCAGGCGTTACTCGAGGCGATGCCACCCTATCAGGGCGGCGGTGCGATGATCGACCGGGTGACCTTCGAGCGCACCACCTTTATGCCGCCCCCGCAGCGGTTCGAGGCGGGGACTCCGCACATCGTCGGCGGGATCGGCCTCGCGGCCGCGATCGACTGGGTCGAGGGCGTCGGGGTCGAACGTATTCATGCGCACGAGACGGCGCTGGTCGCCGAGACGCGCGCCCGGTTGCGCGAACTTGGCTTCGTCACGCTCTACGGGCCCGAGGAGAGCGCCGGCATCGTCTCATTCAATGTCGCGGGGGTGCATCCGCACGACGTCGGCACCATCTTGGATGATGCGGGCGTGGCGATCCGCGCCGGGCACCATTGCGCGCAGCCGCTGATGGACTGGCTCGGCGTCCCCGCCACCGCCCGGGCGAGCTTCGGCGCTTATTCGGATGCGAGCGACGTCGACGCGCTGATCGAGGGACTGAACAAAGTGAAGCGGATCTTCGGATGA
- a CDS encoding SufD family Fe-S cluster assembly protein has protein sequence MTVLDLPTRKDEAYRYADLDALKRVWGELAEAREVVVPAGETHTHVLLANCEPVEVHRARLVIEAGARLDLFVLNGAADYGRIEMDVEVREGAHFELSAANIGGGTATQEIVTVVSHTEPKGTSRQTVRSVLGGKATGSYLGKVAVARHAQHVDGEQSVKAMLLDSGATANCKPELEIYADDVKCAHGASVGELDPNQLFYAFSRGLPPAEAKALLLEGFVLQLWDEAPEDRREELIEATRALLRQVAA, from the coding sequence ATGACCGTGCTCGATCTCCCCACTCGTAAGGACGAGGCGTATCGCTACGCCGACCTCGATGCACTGAAGCGCGTCTGGGGCGAGCTGGCGGAAGCGCGCGAGGTCGTCGTCCCGGCGGGCGAAACGCATACGCATGTGCTGCTGGCGAACTGTGAACCGGTCGAGGTGCATCGCGCCAGGCTGGTGATCGAGGCCGGGGCGCGGCTCGACCTGTTCGTGCTCAACGGGGCCGCCGACTACGGCCGGATCGAGATGGACGTCGAAGTGCGGGAGGGCGCACATTTCGAGCTGAGCGCCGCCAATATCGGCGGCGGCACGGCGACGCAGGAGATCGTCACCGTCGTCAGCCACACCGAGCCCAAGGGCACCTCGCGCCAGACGGTGCGCAGCGTGCTGGGGGGCAAGGCAACCGGCAGCTATCTCGGCAAGGTGGCGGTGGCACGCCATGCGCAACATGTCGATGGCGAGCAGTCGGTCAAGGCGATGCTGCTAGACAGCGGGGCGACCGCCAACTGCAAGCCTGAGCTCGAGATCTACGCTGACGACGTCAAGTGCGCGCACGGCGCCAGCGTCGGCGAGCTCGATCCCAACCAGCTCTTTTATGCCTTCTCGCGCGGACTGCCGCCGGCCGAGGCCAAGGCACTGCTGCTCGAAGGGTTCGTGCTGCAATTGTGGGACGAAGCGCCGGAGGATCGACGCGAGGAGCTGATCGAGGCGACGCGCGCCTTGCTGCGACAGGTGGCGGCGTGA
- the sufC gene encoding Fe-S cluster assembly ATPase SufC has translation MLQITDLHATVADKPILKGLTLSVPAGEVHAIMGPNGAGKSTLAYVLGGRPGYEVTGGSVQFDGQDLLAMEPHERAAAGLFLGFQYPVEIPGVSSMQFIRESLNAQRRARGEADLSGAEFIRLARAEAAELGMDVEMLKRPVNVGFSGGEKKRAEMVQMGIMRPRFAVLDETDSGLDIDALRVVGAGINRIMRAPDRGVLLITHYQRLLDVVQPDKVHVLSAGRIVRSGGPELAHELERGGYAEVA, from the coding sequence ATGCTCCAGATCACCGACCTCCACGCGACCGTCGCGGACAAGCCGATCCTCAAGGGGCTGACCCTGTCCGTCCCGGCGGGCGAGGTGCATGCGATCATGGGCCCCAATGGCGCGGGCAAGTCGACGCTGGCTTATGTCCTCGGCGGACGCCCGGGTTACGAGGTGACCGGCGGGTCGGTGCAGTTCGACGGGCAGGACCTGCTGGCGATGGAGCCGCACGAGCGGGCGGCGGCGGGGCTGTTCCTCGGCTTCCAATATCCGGTCGAAATCCCGGGCGTCTCGTCGATGCAGTTCATCCGCGAAAGCCTCAACGCCCAGCGCCGTGCGCGCGGCGAAGCGGACCTGTCGGGCGCGGAGTTCATCCGGTTGGCGCGGGCCGAGGCGGCCGAGCTCGGCATGGACGTCGAGATGCTCAAGCGGCCAGTCAACGTCGGTTTCTCGGGCGGCGAGAAGAAGCGCGCCGAGATGGTCCAGATGGGGATCATGCGGCCACGGTTCGCGGTGCTCGACGAGACCGACAGCGGGCTCGACATCGACGCGCTGCGCGTGGTCGGCGCGGGCATCAACCGCATCATGCGCGCCCCCGATCGCGGCGTGCTGCTGATCACCCATTATCAGCGGCTGCTCGACGTGGTGCAGCCCGACAAGGTGCACGTGCTCAGCGCTGGGCGGATCGTCCGCTCGGGCGGCCCCGAGCTTGCCCACGAGCTCGAGCGCGGAGGCTATGCGGAAGTCGCATGA
- the sufB gene encoding Fe-S cluster assembly protein SufB — translation MTDDVQFKNREAHEAAEKLATYEWGFTSDIESDFAPKGLNEDTVRYVSAKKGEPEWLLEWRLKAYRAWLEMEEVDWAKLDIPKIDYQDAYYYAEPKQRPTIASLDELDPEIRRTYEKLGIPIEEQKVLAGVEGARKVAVDAVFDSVSVATTFRDELDKAGVIFRSISEAVKEFPDLVRKYLGSVVPQRDNYFACLNSAVFSDGTFVYIPEGVRCPMELSTYFRINAENTGQFERTLIVADKGSYVSYLEGCTAPMRDENQLHAAVVEIFAHEDAEVKYSTVQNWYPGDAEGRGGIFNFVTKRALCSGARSKVSWTQVETGSAITWKYPSCILKGDGSVGEFYSVALTNNRQQADTGTKMVHIGANTRSTIVSKGISAGRSDNTYRGLVRVLPGAENVRNFTQCDSLLLGDQCGAHTVPYIEVKNPTATIEHEATTSKISEDQLFYAMARGLDQEAAVALIVNGFAREVLKQLPMEFAVEAQKLLGISLEGSVG, via the coding sequence ATGACCGACGACGTCCAGTTTAAGAACCGCGAAGCGCACGAAGCCGCCGAGAAGCTCGCCACCTACGAGTGGGGCTTCACCAGCGACATCGAGTCCGACTTCGCCCCAAAGGGTCTCAACGAAGATACGGTCCGCTACGTCAGCGCCAAGAAGGGTGAGCCCGAGTGGCTGCTCGAATGGCGGCTCAAGGCCTATCGCGCCTGGCTCGAGATGGAGGAGGTCGACTGGGCCAAGCTCGACATCCCCAAGATCGATTACCAGGACGCTTATTATTACGCCGAGCCCAAGCAGCGGCCGACGATCGCGTCATTGGACGAGCTCGATCCCGAGATCCGCCGGACTTACGAAAAGCTCGGTATCCCAATCGAGGAGCAGAAGGTGCTCGCCGGGGTCGAGGGCGCGCGCAAGGTGGCGGTCGACGCGGTGTTCGACAGCGTCTCGGTCGCGACCACCTTCCGCGACGAGCTCGACAAGGCCGGCGTCATCTTCCGCTCGATCAGCGAGGCGGTGAAGGAATTTCCCGACCTCGTCCGGAAATATCTCGGCTCGGTCGTGCCGCAGCGCGACAATTACTTCGCCTGCCTCAACAGCGCGGTCTTCTCCGACGGCACCTTCGTCTACATTCCTGAGGGCGTCCGCTGCCCGATGGAGCTGTCGACCTATTTCCGCATCAATGCCGAGAATACCGGCCAATTCGAACGGACGCTGATCGTCGCCGACAAAGGCAGCTACGTCTCCTACCTCGAGGGCTGCACCGCGCCGATGCGCGACGAGAATCAGCTTCACGCCGCGGTGGTCGAGATCTTCGCCCACGAGGACGCGGAGGTGAAATACTCCACCGTCCAGAACTGGTATCCGGGCGATGCGGAAGGCCGCGGCGGCATCTTCAACTTCGTCACCAAGCGGGCGCTATGCAGTGGCGCGCGCTCCAAGGTCAGCTGGACCCAGGTCGAAACCGGCAGCGCGATCACCTGGAAATATCCGAGCTGCATCCTGAAGGGCGACGGGAGCGTCGGCGAGTTCTATTCGGTCGCGCTGACCAACAACCGCCAGCAGGCCGACACCGGCACCAAGATGGTGCACATCGGGGCGAACACGCGATCGACGATCGTCTCCAAGGGCATCAGCGCGGGGCGCAGCGACAACACCTATCGCGGCTTGGTGCGGGTGCTCCCGGGCGCCGAGAACGTCCGCAACTTCACCCAGTGCGACAGCCTGCTGCTCGGCGACCAGTGCGGCGCACACACCGTGCCCTACATCGAGGTCAAGAACCCGACCGCGACGATCGAGCATGAGGCGACGACGTCGAAGATCAGCGAGGACCAGTTGTTCTACGCGATGGCCCGCGGGCTCGATCAGGAAGCGGCGGTTGCGCTGATCGTCAACGGCTTCGCGCGCGAGGTGCTCAAGCAGCTGCCGATGGAGTTCGCGGTCGAGGCGCAGAAGCTGCTGGGGATTAGCCTTGAGGGGAGTGTCGGGTGA
- a CDS encoding SUF system Fe-S cluster assembly regulator: MRLTHLADYAVVIMTAAARSPAGARLSASTLADATGVPLPTAQKLMGKLAGAGLFDSVRGVGGGFVLARDAAAVTLADIIEAVEGPIAMTQCSGSDESSDCALDAHCKVKPHMSVVSKAVRGALAGVTLEQLAHERHLEIA, translated from the coding sequence ATGCGCCTGACCCATCTCGCCGATTATGCGGTCGTGATCATGACCGCCGCCGCCCGTTCCCCCGCGGGCGCGCGGCTCAGTGCGTCAACGCTGGCGGACGCAACTGGGGTGCCGCTGCCGACCGCGCAGAAATTGATGGGCAAGCTGGCCGGCGCCGGGCTGTTCGACAGCGTCCGCGGTGTCGGCGGCGGCTTCGTGCTGGCGCGCGACGCGGCGGCGGTGACGCTCGCCGACATCATCGAGGCGGTCGAAGGGCCGATCGCCATGACCCAGTGCAGCGGCTCGGACGAAAGCAGCGACTGCGCGCTCGACGCGCATTGCAAGGTCAAGCCGCACATGAGCGTCGTCAGCAAGGCCGTGCGCGGCGCGCTGGCGGGCGTCACCCTCGAACAATTGGCGCATGAGCGTCACCTGGAAATTGCATGA
- the poxB gene encoding ubiquinone-dependent pyruvate dehydrogenase, translating into MNIADQIVETLQEVGVKRIYGVVGDSLNGITEAIRSRGVIDWVHMRHEEAGAFAAGAESQLTGELAVCAGSCGPGNLHLINGLYDCHRTRTPVLAIAAQIPSAELGSGYFQETKPEKLFADCSHFCETVSSPEQMPRLLEQAIRAAVGQRGVAVLIIPGNVALMEAGKRAPAPRSGLLPAAPVVRPAEAELDALAALLNGSRRVTLLCGRGCAGAHGPLLQLADALGAPIVHALGGKEFVEYDNPFDVGMTGLIGFASGYRAMMKAETLLMLGTDFPYRQFYPPEARIAQVDLRPEHLGRRCKLDLGLVGDVAATIEALLPRLEPKGDRAHLKESLAHYRKAREDLDELAVPGSGAIHPQYLARVLNDAAADDAIFTADVGTPTIWAARYLKMNGRRRLIGSWVHGSMANAMTQGIGAQSAFPGRQVISLSGDGGFAMLMGDFLTLNQQRLPLKTVVFNNGTLGFVELEMKSAGLIETGVSLDNPDFAAMARAVGVHGVRVVEADKLPDAVAEVLAHPGPALLDVVVNRQELSLPPKVTLEQMKGFSLYVARAVMNGKGTEIVDLAKSNLLR; encoded by the coding sequence ATGAACATCGCCGACCAGATCGTCGAAACGCTGCAGGAAGTCGGGGTAAAGCGCATTTACGGCGTGGTCGGCGACAGCCTGAACGGCATCACCGAGGCGATTCGCAGTCGCGGGGTGATCGACTGGGTGCATATGCGCCACGAGGAAGCGGGCGCCTTCGCCGCCGGGGCCGAATCGCAGCTGACAGGTGAGCTGGCGGTTTGCGCGGGTTCGTGCGGACCCGGCAATCTCCACCTCATCAACGGGCTTTACGACTGCCACCGCACCCGCACCCCCGTGCTGGCGATCGCCGCGCAAATCCCCAGCGCCGAACTCGGCAGCGGCTATTTCCAGGAGACCAAGCCCGAGAAGCTGTTCGCCGACTGCAGCCATTTCTGCGAAACGGTCTCCAGCCCCGAGCAGATGCCCCGCCTGCTCGAGCAGGCGATCCGCGCCGCGGTCGGCCAGCGAGGCGTGGCGGTGCTGATCATTCCCGGCAACGTCGCGCTGATGGAGGCGGGCAAGCGCGCCCCCGCGCCGCGCAGCGGTCTGCTACCCGCGGCGCCGGTGGTGCGACCGGCGGAAGCGGAACTTGATGCGCTTGCCGCGCTGCTCAATGGCTCGCGGCGGGTGACCCTGCTGTGCGGCCGTGGCTGCGCGGGCGCGCACGGCCCCTTGCTCCAGCTCGCCGACGCGCTCGGGGCGCCAATCGTGCACGCGCTCGGCGGCAAGGAGTTCGTCGAATATGACAACCCCTTCGACGTCGGCATGACCGGCCTCATCGGCTTCGCTTCGGGTTACCGCGCGATGATGAAGGCCGAGACGCTGCTGATGCTCGGCACCGACTTTCCCTATCGCCAATTCTATCCGCCCGAGGCGCGGATCGCGCAGGTCGACCTCAGGCCCGAGCATCTCGGCCGCCGCTGCAAGCTCGACCTCGGTCTGGTCGGCGACGTCGCTGCGACGATCGAGGCGCTGCTGCCCCGGCTCGAGCCAAAGGGCGACCGCGCGCATCTCAAGGAAAGCCTCGCCCACTATCGCAAGGCGCGCGAGGACCTCGACGAGCTGGCGGTGCCGGGCAGCGGCGCAATTCACCCGCAATATCTCGCCAGAGTGCTCAACGACGCGGCGGCGGACGACGCGATCTTCACGGCCGACGTCGGCACCCCGACCATCTGGGCGGCCCGCTATCTCAAGATGAACGGGCGGCGGCGGCTGATCGGCTCGTGGGTCCACGGCTCGATGGCCAATGCGATGACCCAGGGCATCGGGGCGCAGTCGGCCTTTCCCGGGCGGCAGGTCATCTCGCTGTCGGGCGACGGCGGGTTCGCGATGCTGATGGGCGACTTCCTGACGCTGAATCAGCAGCGGCTGCCTTTGAAGACCGTGGTCTTCAACAACGGCACGCTCGGCTTTGTCGAGCTTGAGATGAAGAGTGCGGGACTGATCGAAACCGGGGTATCCCTCGACAATCCCGATTTCGCGGCGATGGCGCGCGCGGTCGGGGTGCATGGGGTGCGGGTGGTCGAGGCCGACAAGCTGCCCGATGCGGTCGCCGAGGTGCTCGCTCACCCCGGCCCGGCGCTGCTCGACGTCGTGGTCAACCGGCAGGAATTGTCGCTGCCGCCCAAGGTCACGCTCGAGCAGATGAAGGGCTTCAGCCTCTATGTCGCCCGGGCGGTGATGAACGGCAAAGGCACCGAGATCGTCGACCTCGCCAAGAGCAACCTGCTGCGCTGA
- a CDS encoding quinone-dependent dihydroorotate dehydrogenase, whose protein sequence is MSLFSLARPLLFRLDPERAHGLTIAGLKTLPGGAPRFDPRLASTVAGLTFPSPIGLAAGFDKHAEVSVPLLRLGFGFVEVGTITPRPQPGNPAPRLFRLAEDRAVINRFGFNSHGQADALPRLRNRKRTGIVGVNLGANKDSPDRIADYATGVRRMAPVADYLTINISSPNTPGLRQLQDEGALRELLAAVRDARRLGGPPIFLKVAPDLGEGEPKQIVRAAIDHGIDALIVSNTTVSRPPLRSPHAKEAGGLSGAPLKALALDALRRFRAETGGGLPLVGVGGIGSADDAWERIRAGASLVQLYSALVYEGPGLARRIARGLLDHLDRAGFADIAEAVGSE, encoded by the coding sequence ATGTCCCTCTTCTCGCTCGCCCGCCCGTTGCTCTTCCGCCTCGACCCCGAGCGCGCCCACGGGCTGACCATTGCCGGCCTCAAAACACTTCCCGGCGGCGCTCCTCGCTTCGACCCGCGCCTCGCCAGCACCGTCGCCGGACTTACTTTCCCCTCACCGATCGGACTCGCTGCCGGGTTCGACAAGCATGCCGAGGTATCCGTTCCGCTGCTGCGTTTGGGGTTCGGCTTCGTCGAAGTCGGCACGATCACCCCGCGTCCACAGCCGGGCAATCCGGCTCCCCGCCTGTTCCGGCTCGCCGAGGACCGCGCGGTGATCAATCGCTTCGGCTTCAACAGTCACGGCCAGGCCGACGCGCTGCCCCGCCTCCGCAATCGCAAGCGGACGGGCATCGTCGGGGTCAACCTCGGCGCCAACAAGGACAGCCCCGACCGTATCGCCGACTATGCGACAGGCGTGCGGCGGATGGCGCCGGTGGCCGATTATCTGACGATCAACATCAGCTCGCCCAACACGCCGGGCCTCCGCCAGCTGCAGGACGAGGGCGCCTTGCGCGAGCTGCTCGCCGCCGTCCGCGACGCGCGTCGGCTTGGCGGTCCACCGATCTTCCTCAAGGTCGCGCCCGATCTCGGCGAGGGCGAGCCCAAGCAGATCGTCCGCGCGGCGATCGACCATGGCATCGACGCGCTGATCGTCAGCAACACCACGGTCAGCCGCCCGCCGCTCCGCTCGCCCCATGCCAAGGAGGCTGGCGGCCTGTCGGGCGCGCCGTTGAAGGCGCTGGCGCTCGACGCGCTGCGCCGCTTTCGCGCCGAGACCGGCGGCGGTCTACCGCTGGTCGGGGTCGGCGGGATCGGCTCGGCCGACGACGCGTGGGAGCGGATCCGCGCCGGGGCCAGCCTCGTCCAGCTCTATTCGGCGCTGGTCTACGAAGGCCCGGGCCTCGCGCGCCGCATCGCGCGCGGTCTCCTCGATCACCTCGACCGCGCCGGTTTCGCCGACATTGCCGAGGCGGTCGGCAGCGAGTAG
- the ggt gene encoding gamma-glutamyltransferase, translated as MRLTFLLSAALGLAGCATLPQQTATTNPAPATGSRGMVSAADPRAAEAGAEMLRQGGSAADAALATMIALTVVEPQSSGIGGGSFLVYDDGHDGPQSYDSREAAPAAATPTWFFQNGQALPIEQAIPGGRSVGVPGNLRQIALVHRDHGKLAWAQLFAPAIRLARDGFVITPRLEEMLRNFPTTGAFSRAGRALFFTADGSPKPVGTLVRNPALAAFLERLAAQGPDAFYRGDNAAQIVAAVTTAPRNPAPMAASDLAAYQAKSRPPVCGTYRVYRICGMGPPSSGATTVFATLKMLERFDLSALGPDSPTAWHLIAESMRLAYADRDKYLADSDFIAVPVAGLVDSGYLARRSALIAPDRTMATVAAGLPAGAVAVSVPRPQVEYGTSHMVAVDRRGEVATVTSTIESPFGSGLVVNGYYLNNELTDFNLTPTLNGLDTANRVQGGKRPRSSMSPTIVYGPDGRPRLAVGAAGGATIPAQVLKAIIAVLDWKMSAQAAIALPVLFAPGDTVFVEKGTSLEAMAPQLEALGHKVAVRPPSFKANAIEWVNGRLVGAADPRSEGVAVGE; from the coding sequence ATGCGTCTCACTTTCCTGCTCAGCGCCGCGCTCGGGCTCGCCGGCTGCGCCACTCTTCCGCAACAGACCGCCACCACCAACCCGGCGCCCGCGACCGGAAGCCGCGGGATGGTCAGCGCCGCCGATCCTCGCGCGGCCGAGGCGGGGGCCGAAATGCTTCGGCAAGGCGGCAGCGCGGCCGACGCGGCGCTCGCCACGATGATCGCCCTGACCGTGGTCGAGCCGCAGTCGAGCGGCATCGGCGGCGGCAGCTTCCTGGTCTATGACGATGGCCACGACGGGCCGCAGAGCTACGACAGCCGCGAGGCAGCGCCCGCCGCCGCGACCCCGACCTGGTTCTTCCAGAACGGCCAGGCGCTGCCGATCGAGCAGGCGATCCCCGGCGGCCGTAGCGTCGGCGTGCCCGGCAATCTGCGCCAGATCGCGTTGGTCCACCGCGACCATGGCAAGCTCGCCTGGGCCCAATTGTTCGCGCCGGCAATCCGCCTCGCTCGCGACGGTTTTGTCATCACCCCGCGGCTGGAGGAGATGCTGCGCAACTTCCCGACCACCGGGGCTTTCTCGCGCGCCGGTCGCGCATTGTTCTTTACCGCCGACGGCAGTCCCAAACCTGTCGGCACGTTGGTCCGTAATCCCGCGCTCGCCGCCTTCCTCGAGCGGCTGGCAGCCCAAGGCCCCGACGCCTTTTATCGCGGCGACAATGCCGCGCAGATTGTCGCCGCAGTCACCACCGCCCCACGAAATCCAGCGCCGATGGCCGCGAGCGACCTCGCCGCCTACCAGGCCAAGTCGCGGCCGCCAGTGTGCGGCACCTACCGGGTCTACCGCATCTGCGGCATGGGTCCGCCTTCGTCGGGCGCGACCACCGTCTTCGCCACCTTGAAGATGCTCGAGCGGTTCGACCTCTCGGCGCTTGGACCCGACAGCCCGACCGCCTGGCACCTGATCGCCGAGTCGATGCGCCTCGCCTACGCCGACCGCGACAAATATCTCGCCGACAGCGACTTCATCGCGGTGCCGGTCGCCGGGCTGGTCGACTCCGGCTACCTCGCCCGCCGCTCGGCCCTGATCGCGCCCGACCGCACCATGGCGACCGTTGCCGCCGGCTTGCCCGCGGGCGCGGTCGCGGTGTCGGTCCCCCGGCCCCAGGTCGAATATGGCACCTCGCACATGGTCGCCGTCGACCGCCGCGGCGAGGTCGCCACCGTCACCTCGACGATCGAAAGTCCCTTCGGCTCGGGGCTGGTGGTCAACGGTTATTACCTCAATAACGAACTGACCGACTTCAACCTGACCCCGACCTTGAACGGCCTCGACACCGCGAACCGGGTGCAGGGCGGCAAGCGGCCGCGCAGTTCGATGAGCCCGACCATCGTCTATGGCCCCGACGGCCGTCCCCGGCTCGCGGTCGGCGCGGCGGGCGGGGCGACGATTCCCGCGCAGGTCCTGAAGGCGATCATCGCCGTGCTCGACTGGAAGATGAGCGCGCAGGCGGCGATCGCCCTGCCGGTCCTGTTCGCCCCCGGCGACACCGTGTTCGTCGAGAAGGGCACCAGCCTCGAGGCGATGGCGCCGCAGCTCGAAGCGCTCGGCCACAAGGTCGCCGTCCGCCCGCCGAGCTTCAAGGCGAACGCGATCGAGTGGGTGAACGGCCGGCTGGTCGGCGCCGCCGACCCGCGCAGCGAAGGCGTCGCGGTCGGCGAATAA